From Phycodurus eques isolate BA_2022a chromosome 1, UOR_Pequ_1.1, whole genome shotgun sequence, one genomic window encodes:
- the lancl1 gene encoding glutathione S-transferase LANCL1: protein MDTRALRNPYPDYDGSPELTQSLFDSHGKLTSAFAQRLSSKIDELLAVMDNGLKSADPKDCTTYTGWAGIALLYLHIHRIFKQPAFLQKALEHVSRSLKCLTRNHDVTFLCGDAGPLAVAAVVYHQLQKPGEADECIRRLLQYHQTVVKGSGGMPDELLYGRVGYLYSLIFINQQLGTDRIPLQHIQQISEAVLASGEHLSRKFHIQNQSPLIYEWHNEQYVGAAHGLAGIYYFLMQSGFVAAEENVRRMVKPSVDYVRHIKFPSGNYPPCIGDGRDLLVHWCHGSPGVIYMLLQAHKVFGESQYLADALQCGEVVWRWGLVKKGYGLCHGAAGNAYAFLALYRQTQDLKHLYRACMFADWCMNYGSHGCRTPDTPFSLFEGMAGTIYFLADLLQPAQARFPAFEV from the exons ATGGACACGAGAGCCTTGAGGAATCCCTATCCAGACTATGATGGCAGCCCTGAGCTCACGCAGTCGCTTTTTGACTCACATGGCAAG CTGACATCGGCGTTTGCCCAGCGTTTGAGCAGCAAGATCGATGAGCTCTTGGCTGTCATGGACAACGGGCTCAAGTCCGCCGACCCAAAAGATTGTACCACCTACACCGGCTGGGCAG GAATTGCATTGCTATACCTGCACATCCACCGCATTTTCAAGCAACCAGCGTTCCTCCAGAAGGCTCTGGAACACGTCAGCCGCAGTCTGAAGTGCCTGACCCGCAACCATGACGTCACTTTCCTTTGTGGCGACGCAGGGCCACTGGCTGTGGCCGCTGTGGTGTACCATCAGCTGCAAAAGCCAGGAGAGGCCGACGAGTGCATCAGAAG ACTGCTGCAGTATCACCAGACTGTTGTGAAAGGTTCAGGCGGGATGCCAGACGAGCTCCTCTATGGTCGCGTGGGTTACCTCTATTCTCTCATCTTCATCAACCAGCAGCTCGGCACAGACAGAATCCCACTGCAGCACATCCAGCAG ATCAGTGAGGCTGTTTTGGCATCAGGCGAGCACCTCAGTAGGAAGTTTCACATCCAGAATCAAAGCCCCCTGATTTATGAGTGGCACAATGAACAATATGTAGGCGCTGCCCACGGATTGGCTGGCATTTACTACTTCCTCATGCAG TCTGGGTTTGTTGCAGCTGAGGAGAACGTTCGGAGGATGGTCAAACCCAGCGTCGACTATGTTCGCCATATTAAGTTCCCCTCGGGGAACTATCCTCCCTGCATCGGAGATGGTCGTGACCTGCTAGTGCACTGGTGCCATGGATCCCCGGGCGTCATCTATATGCTCCTGCAGGCACACAAG GTGTTTGGAGAATCTCAGTACCTGGCGGATGCTCTGCAGTGTGGCGAGGTTGTGTGGCGGTGGGGATTGGTAAAGAAAGGCTACGGGCTGTGTCATGGCGCGGCAGGCAACGCTTATGCCTTCCTGGCTCTGTACCGTCAAACACAGGATCTCAAGCACCTTTACAGAGCCTGCATG TTTGCAGACTGGTGCATGAACTATGGCTCACATGGCTGCAGAACACCGGATACTCCCTTCTCACTTTTTGAGG GCATGGCAGGTAC